In Piliocolobus tephrosceles isolate RC106 chromosome 6, ASM277652v3, whole genome shotgun sequence, the following are encoded in one genomic region:
- the SLC12A6 gene encoding solute carrier family 12 member 6 isoform X3, producing the protein MHPPETTTKMASVRFMVTPTKIDDIPGLSDTSPDLSSRSSSRVRFSSRESVPETSRSEPMSEMSGATTSLATVALDPPSDRTSHPQDVTEDDGRKKARNAYLNNSNYEEGDEYFDKNLALFEEEMDTRPKVSSLLSRMANYTNLTQGAKEHEEAENITEGKKKPTKTPQMGTFMGVYLPCLQNIFGVILFLRLTWVVGTAGVLQAFAIVLICCCCTMLTAISMSAIATNGVVPAGGSYFMISRALGPEFGGAVGLCFYLGTTFAAAMYILGAIEIFLVYIVPRAAIFRSDDALKESAAMLNNMRVYGTAFLVLMVLVVFIGVRYVNKFASLFLACVIVSILAIYAGAIKSSFAPPHFPVCMLGNRTLSSRHIDVCSKTKEINNMTVPSKLWGFFCNSSQFFNVTCDEYFVHNNVTSIQGIPGLASGIITENLWGNYLPKGEIIEKPSAKSSDVLGSLNHEYVLVDITTSFTLLVGIFFPSVTGIMAGSNRSGDLKDAQKSIPIGTILAILTTSFVLDLSNVVLFGACIEGVVLRDKFGDAVKGNLVVGTLSWPSPWVIVIGSFFSTCGAGLQSLTGAPRLLQAIAKDNIIPFLRVFGHSKANGEPTWALLLTAAIAELGILIASLDLVAPILSMFFLMCYLFVNLACALQTLLRTPNWRPRFRYYHWALSFMGMSICLALMFISSWYYAIVAMVIAGMIYKYIEYQGAEKEWGDGIRGLSLSAARFALLRLEEGPPHTKNWRPQLLVLLKLDEDLHVKHPRLLTFASQLKAGKGLTIVGSVIVGNFLENYGEALAAEQTIKHLMEAEKVKGFCQLVVAAKLREGISHLIQSCGLGGMKHNTVVMGWPHGWRQSEDARAWKTFIGTVRVTTAAHLALLVAKNISFFPSNVEQFSEGNIDVWWIVHDGGMLMLLPFLLKQHKVWRKCSIRIFTVAQLEDNSIQMKKDLATFLYHLRIEAEVEVVEMHDSDISAYTYERTLMMEQRSQMLRHMRLSKTERDREAQLVKDRNSMLRLTSIGSDEDEETETYQEKVHMTWTKDKYMASRGQKAKSMEGFQDLLNMRPDQSNVRRMHTAVKLNEVIVNKSHEAKLVLLNMPGPPRNPEGDENYMEFLEVLTEGLERVLLVRGGGSEVITIYS; encoded by the exons acgatGGACGTAAAAAAGCTCGAAACGCTTATCTCAATAATTCCAATTATGAAGAAGGAGatgaatattttgataaaaatttggCACTCTTTGAG GAAGAAATGGACACCAGACCGAAGGTGTCCTCTCTCCTCAGCCGCATGGCCAATTACACTAATCTGACTCAAGGAGCAAAGGAACATGAAGAGGCAGAAAACATCACTGAAGGGAAAAAGAAGCCCACCAAG ACCCCCCAAATGGGTACCTTCATGGGTGTCTACCtcccatgtctacaaaatatttttggagtgATCCTTTTTTTACGCCTTACATGGGTGGTGGGCACAGCTGGAGTTCTTCAGGCTTTTGCAATTGTCCTTATCTGCTGCTGCTGT ACAATGTTGACTGCTATCTCCATGAGTGCCATTGCCACTAATGGAGTGGTACCAG cTGGAGGCTCATACTTTATGATTTCCCGGGCACTGGGCCCAGAGTTTGGTGGGGCTGTTGGCCTCTGCTTTTATCTTGGTACCACATTTGCAGCAGCCATGTACATCCTTGGTGCCATTGAAATCTTTCTG GTCTATATCGTCCCCCGGGCTGCCATCTTTCGCAGTGATGATGCACTCAAGGAATCAGCAGCCATGCTAAATAACATGCGTGTCTATGGCACAGCTTTCTTGGTCCTTATGGTATTAGTGGTATTTATCGGCGTACGCTATGTGAACAAGTTTGCCTCGCTTTTCCTGGCCTGTGTCATTGTGTCCATCTTGGCCATCTATGCTGGAGCCATCAAGTCGTCTTTTGCCCCTCCACACTTCCC GGTCTGCATGCTGGGTAACCGCACCCTTTCATCGAGACACATTGACGTTTGCTCTAAAACCAAGGAAATTAACAACATGACAGTCCCATCAAAGTTATGGGGATTCTTCTGTAACTCGAGTCAATTTTTCAATGTCACCTGTGATGAATACTTTGTTCACAATAATGTCACTTCAATCCAGGGCATTCCTGGATTGGCTAGTGGTATCATTACAG AGAACCTTTGGGGTAATTACCTACCCAAGGGAGAGATCATTGAAAAGCCTTCGGCCAAATCTTCTGATGTCTTAGGCAGCTTAAACCATGAATATGTTCTTGTTGACATCACCACCTCCTTCACGCTTCTGGTGGGAATCTTCTTTCCCTCTGTTACAG GTATCATGGCTGGATCAAACAGATCTGGAGATCTGAAAGATGCTCAGAAGTCTATTCCCATTGGTACTATCCTTGCCATCCTGACCACCTCCTTTGTCT TAGATTTAAGCAATGTTGTCCTTTTTGGTGCATGTATTGAAGGGGTTGTTCTCAGAGACAA GTTCGGTGATGCTGTGAAGGGTAatctggtggtgggcaccttatCTTGGCCATCCCCATGGGTGATTGTTATTGGCTCCTTCTTTTCCACGTGTGGGGCTGGACTGCAGAGCCTCACAGGTGCACCGAGGCTGCTACAAGCTATTGCCAAGGATAACATCATACCGTTTCTGAGG GTTTTTGGCCACAGCAAAGCCAATGGGGAACCTACCTGGGCTTTACTTCTAACTGCTGCCATTGCAGAGCTCGGAATACTTATTGCCTCCCTGGATCTTGTGGCTCCAATTCTTTCCAT GTTTTTTCTCATGTGTTACCTCTTTGTAAACTTGGCATGTGCCTTGCAAACATTACTTCGAACACCCAACTGGAGACCCCGATTCCGCTACTACCATTG gGCCCTTTCTTTCATGGGAATGAGTATCTGCCTGGCTCTGATGTTCATTTCTTCCTGGTATTACGCCATCGTAGCCATGGTGATAGCTGGTATGATCTACAAGTACATTGAGTACCAAGG aGCGGAGAAAGAATGGGGTGATGGTATCCGTGGGCTGTCCCTCAGTGCAGCCCGGTTTGCTTTGCTTCGGTTGGAGGAAGGACCTCCACACACTAAAAACTGGAG GCCTCAGTTGCTTGTATTACTGAAACTAGATGAAGACTTACATGTCAAGCATCCTCGCCTCCTCACCTTTGCCTCACAGCTCAAAGCAGGAAAAGGTCTCACTATTGTGGGCTCTGTCATCGTGGGGAACTTCCTAGAGAACTACGGTGAAGCTTTAGCTGCTGAGCAG ACCATAAAGCACCTAATGGAGGCAGAGAAGGTGAAAGGATTCTGCCAGTTGGTGGTGGCCGCCAAGCTGAGAGAGGGCATTTCCCACCTTATCCAGTCCTGTGGCCTTGGGGGCATGAAGCACAACACAGTGGTGATGGGCTGGCCTCATGGCTGGCGTCAAAGTGAAGATGCCCGCGCTTGGAAGACTTTCATTG GCACAGTTCGAGTGACAACTGCTGCCCATCTCGCACTGCTGGTGGCTAAAAACATCTCCTTCTTTCCCAGCAATGTGGAGCAATTTTCTGAGGGCAACATTGATGTGTGGTGGATTGTGCATGATGGGGGGATGCTCATGCTACTACCATTCCTGCTGAAACAGCACAAG GTGTGGCGAAAGTGCAGCATACGGATCTTCACAGTAGCCCAATTAGAAGACAACAGCATCCAAATGAAGAAGGACCTAGCCACCTTCCTGTATCACTTGCGCATTGAGGCGGAGGTAGAAGTGGTGGAGATG CATGACAGTGATATATCAGCATATACTTATGAGCGCACTTTAATGATGGAGCAGAGGTCCCAGATGCTCCGGCACATGCGGCTCTCCAAAACAGAGCGGGACAGAGAG GCACAGTTGGTGAAAGACCGAAACTCAATGCTACGATTGACCAGCATTGGCTCTGATGAGGATGAAGAGACAGAAACCTATCAGGAGAAGGTGCACATGACTTGGACAAAAGACAAGTACATGGCATCCCGGGGACAAAAAGCCAAGTCAATGGAAGGATTCCAGGACCTGCTTAACATGCGTCC GGACCAGTCCAATGTGAGGCGGATGCATACAGCAGTGAAACTCAACGAGGTTATAGTTAACAAGTCCCATGAAGCAAAGCTGGTTTTATTGAATATGCCAGGGCCACCCCGAAACCCTGAGGGTGATGAAAATT ACATGGAGTTCCTAGAGGTGCTTACCGAGGGACTAGAGCGAGTCCTACTTGTCCGGGGTGGTGGCAGTGAAGTGATCACCATTTATTCATAA